Within the Barnesiella intestinihominis YIT 11860 genome, the region ATGTGTTTTTGAGGCATGAAGATAGGCATCACGAAGGTTTTTCCCAGCGGTTGTCACTTGTGGGGATTCATGATCTGATTCGATAACGAGTGTGTCGTTTACCAAGCGGAAACGGAAAGGTTCGTCATTCCATACATAACGTCCTTGCGAAGATAGGAGCAGGGGAGAGGTTTCGTTATTAAAATTGACTTTTGCCAAATCATAGAGGGGGGTATTCGATGCAAAGGGCATTTCGTTACCTATTCCTACGAAGCAGCCCCACCATTTTTCATTATTGATGGGTGCAATGTGTTTGGTGTATGGTTGGGCTTGTAGAAGAAAAAATGAACCCAGAAGGAAAGTGAGTAATGATATTTTTTTCATGATAAAATATATTAATGTGTGCACGAATCTACAAAATTTTCATGAATCGGCAAAAGACTTTATTTCTACTCTTTATGTTTGAGGTAGGGGAGATATGGGTAGGAATAATGTCGTGGTATAAAGCGAAGTCGTGAAATATTCTTTTTAGTTTTGTTTTGTTCATTTCTTTGGTTAAAAAACAAGAGAGGTAATGCATGATTTGCAGCATCACCTCTCTTTATGTGGTTTATTTCTCTTATAGATTTTTATTTCTTGATAAATTTCATGGCTTTGTCTGTATTACCCATCGTTATTTTAACGATATAACAACCTTTCGCCAAATCGGCTATATTTACAGGGGCTTCTTCTGTAACTTTAACCAATTTGCCAGTCAAATCATATATGGCAATGGTAGCATTTTCGTCGATACCGCTTACGTAAAGTATTCCGGTTTGGTAGTAGAGTGATATAGACTTTATGCTTTCTTTGTCTATGCCTACAATCGTTCCGAATGTTATGTTATAAGTATGGTTGCTGTCTATGGCTCCTATTTCGTAAATATTGTTACTAATTTGGTCTAACAGCGATTCTCCATTGGAAGAAGTGAAAGTTTCTATCTTATAATTTTCTTCGGGGATAAAAGTTAGTTTGACAAATGTGTTGTTTAGAATTTCGGAACCACTGGCATATACATTACTTTCGTCGTCGGAGATGGTGACAGAACCATTTCCGGTAATATTGCAAGTAACTCTCCATGTCGGTATTTTCGAGAACACAGCACATATTGTCATATTATCGGAAATTGCGTTTACTGTATATATGTTTTCTGCAAGTTCGTCTATCTTTTCTTCTTCGTTCACGAGGAATGACGTTAATTCATATCCTTCGTTTACGGTTACTTTGAAAGTTAGCTTTGATCCTCGTATAATTTCGGAACCGAATGCGGTCGCTTCTTCGGCATCATTAACGAACATTTCGACGTTACCACCGGTTGCGGTTGTATTGGTTACGATTACTTTATTGGAGAATACCACTGTTACTTCTGTGTCGTCTTCGATGACAAAAGTCGTTCCGCTATTTACTTCGCCATTTACCAATACTTGCGATAATACATATCCTTCTTCCGGTTCGGCTATGACTGTCAATGCGCTGAACTGGTCTACCTCTCCACTTGTTACTTCTTCATTTTTAGCATTAACTACTTTGAATGTTCCCCCTTCGGTGGGTTGAGTGATGGTGAGATTATTGGTCGGGAATGTATGACCGGCTACGATTTGTACTTGAATAAAGTCGCAAGTATAAACTTCTGCGCCCCAGTGGGGAGCACCAGTATGTACCTCGGTTGTACCTTCTACTACACCGGCGGGACAGCTACCGAATGTTCCTTTGTTTTCCAATTCGGCTTCCGAATCATTTTCGATTTTGTAATAGGCCACTAATTCTTCGGGCATATTCTCCTGGTCGTAACCGCCGCGAATGGATTCTTTTACTTCTTTTTCGGTCAATGTTTTGGACCATACCTGAACTTCGTCTACATAGCAGGAGAATCCACCGTTCCCCACGAAGAATACACACTCGTCTTGTAATAGACCTATACCATGCCCTTCTCGTTCTCCACCTTCTACAATTGTTCCTAAATCGCCGGTTCCTAATAATTTTCCGTTTTTGTATAGTTTGATTTCTTTATTGGAATCATCGACTGTCACGGTAATAAATGCCCATTCATCAGCGGTCAAGGTTGCTTCGGTCGTTACATCGGCTATTCCCGGACAGTTACCTTTGTCTTCCCATGCACGGGCTTTCAATTTTAGGACTCCGTTTTCGAGTACAACACCAAATGTTCCTACGGCTCCATAGTAAGGTGCTTGTCCGTGTCCCATTACTTGCCCATTTGTGCTGACTGTTTTCACCCAAGCGGACATTGTGAAATTACGGGCACGATGGTCTGAACCTGTTATATTACCGTTATTCCATGAATTATTCTCTCCGTTTATGTGTTCGCCTAATACTTTATCATCAAAACGGAATTGGTATTTATTATTACCACTTATTGCAGGGACTAGTACGGCTTTGGGGCCTTCGATTTGGAATGAGACTGTGACAGTCGTATTTTCGTTCACCGTGTAATTATCTCCGTTGGTGAAATCGGATCCGTTTACTTGGAGGGAGAGAATTTCATAACCGGGATCGGCAGTAGCCGTAATTGTCAATACCGTGCCTTCTTTTATACCAGTATTCTCTCCTGTGGTAAGAGGCTCGGAACCGTTCATTACGCTTAGTTGTCCATTTTCTACCAGAGTCGGTAGCGTAACCGTGTAATAAGTAATATCGGTCAAGTTGACAATGATAGTCGTGTTTTCTGTTACCGTGAAAATGTATGATCCGTTTTCTTCTGCTTCGGCTGGTTGCTCGTTAATCAGTACGGATTCTATCTTCTTGTTTTCTGGCAATGAATTGAATGTTATGGTTAATTCTGTGCCAGAGGCTATCGATTCTAAGTTCTCGATAACTTCTTCTCCTGCTGTAATTTGATAATCTACTCCTTCGTCGACGGTAATTGTTACTTTATGCATAACGATTTCGACAAATGAAACAGTAATAGTTGCATCTTCCGTTACAGTATATGTCCCACCGTTTTCAATCGGTTGTCCGTTGATATTCAAGGATTCCAAACGATAATTATCGGCCGGTGTCGCCGTTATGGTTAAAGTAGTCCCCGATGTTACGGTATTTTCTCCTGCCGAAAGAGGGCTTTCGCCGTTCATTACGCTTAAAGTGCCATTAGTTATTTCAGTGGGTAGTGTTACTGTGTAGTTACTAGGAGTTGGTCTTCCTTTGGTAAGAGAGGGAACGGCTTCTGTATAGTTGGTGATACTGATATATCCACCATCACTGTTTGTTTGTCCTCCGGTGAGATTATAGAATGTAGCCTTTGTATTTACTTGGTCAGATTCGGTTACTTTGTTGGTAAAAGAACTGCCTTCTTCAATTGTATTGAAGTCATACCAAACCGTCAGTCCCGATATATTTTGGGGGTTGCTGTAAGCTTGCTTGACATCATTTGAGTTTAATGCTCGGTCGAAAAATTGGAATTCGTCACAGAATCCGGAAAATCCAGCGCCCCCTACAAAGAAAATACAAGGGTCGTCTCCGAAAAGTTCTAACTGTTGAGTATTGTTTTTCGTGGCTACGAGAGTACCATCTTTATATACACTTACCGAAAAGTCGCTGTTGTCATAGACAAGTGTAAGATAAGTCCATGTATCCAGATCTACCGAGGTTTCTAAAACCGAAGTTACTTTGTTGCTTGCACCTGATATGATTTTAAGAACACCTGTTTCGGTAGTAGCTAAAACTAAACTACCGTTGTAATTCATATGTACTCTAGGACCGTGTCCCATGATTACATTTCCTTTACTGCCCGAATTGTTTGTATATTGGTCCATATTTATCCATGCAGATATAGTAAAGGATTTTCCGGACCGGTCTGTTTCACCTCCATTTCTGTCTCCTAAGATTGTTTCGGGGATTTCCAAACGGTAACCCGATGTAGGAGAACTAAAAGAGAGCTGAGGAATAGTGATCGCTTTGTTCTCTTCGGCATAGCTATTAAGAAAAGGCAGAAGAGTAAACAATAAAGTGAATAACATGTAGTGTTTTTTCATGATAAACAAATATTTAATTAAACAAAAAGTAATTCTGAAAATTGAATGATATGTTTTTATTTTTTCATGATATGTATATACATATTTTTGAGCATTTTTTATGCGCTATATAATATTAACCTTAAATCGAGGGTTATCCCTAGTGAAAAAGTGAATTTTTTTTATTTTTTTTGAGAAAGTAGAAAATGAATACGATAAGAATCGTGCAGGTGAGATGTTCTTAGGAGCTTTTTATCGTGTTAAGAGAACTATTATAGACCGATTGGCGATTGTTTGGCCATGTTACTCCCCCTCTCCCCCCTGTGTTTTGCTGCGCAAAATATAGGGGCGGTTTCCTCTGGACGGAGGGGTAGAAAATACAGGGGGAGGTGATAAGAGCTTGGTCATCTCTCCCTGTGCTCATCGCAGATGAGATAGGGAGAGTGCCCGATAGTGTTATGGGGCACGACAAGGGAGGAGTTCTAAAATATCTCCGATAATGAAAACTGAAATATCCCGTAGTATTACGGAGAACAGTGTTCGCAATAGGGGAGAGAATATACATGAACGATCCCTGTTAATTAACGACTGAGCCGTTAAAATACTTTTGGGAAGAAGAAAAATAAAAACGGAGTATCCAGTGAGGGATACTCCGTTTCAATATGCTGTCTAAAATATTTATTCAGCATTTTCGGATGCAGGAGCTTCTGCAACGGCATTAGCTTCTTCTTCGGCTTTTGCAGCGGCTTCGGCTTCTGCCTTAGCGGCAGCCTCGGCTGCTTTTTTAGCAGCGACAACTTCGGCTTTTGCTTTGTTCTTTTCGGTTTCTTCTTCTAGACGTTTTTTAGCAGCAGCGTCTTTTGCGGCAGAAACTTTGGCTTTCTCAGCGTCAATAGCCGATTTTTTGTTCTTCAACCATGCTTCGAAGCGTTGTTCTGCAACCTCTTCGGTAAAAGCACCTTTTTTTACACCGCCCAATAAATGTTTTTTCATCAATACACCTTCTTTGGAAAGGATATTACGTACAGTGTCGGTGGGTTGAGCACCGGTTGTCAGCCAATACAAAGCTCTTTCGAAATTCAAATTTATTGTAGCAGGATTAGTGTTCGGATTATAAGAACCTATCCTTTCAATAAACTTACCATCACGTGGTGCCCTGCTATCGGCGATTACAATTTGGTAAAATGCGTAGTCTTTGTGACCAAAGCGTTGTAATCTGATTTTTGTTGCCATTTGAAATTTTTTAATTGGTTATTATTTGCATTAGCGGCGCAAAGATAGTATTTCTTTTTGAACCGTGCAAATAGGCATGCGCCTAATTTTTTTGAGTATGAGATTATTTCGTCTCGGATAGCAAAACGTCTTGCCATAACTCGGCATTGAATCCGACCAAGACCTGTGAGTCTGTTACGAGAAGGGGACGTTTGATTAGTTTTCCATCGGAAGCCAATAGTTCTATCAGTTCTTTTTCGGGAATTGTACTAATACGGTTTTTCAAATTTAGTTCTCTATATTTTTGTCCGCTCGTATTGAAGAATTTTTGTAAGGGTAAATTGCTGTGGGTTATCCATTCGGTTAGTTCCCCGACAGTGGGCGGTGTTTCGACGATGTGCTTCGATTCTATATCAATGTCGTGATCTTTTAGCCATTTTGCCGCTTTTTTACAAGTGCTGCACGAGGGGTATTGAAAAAATAAAATTTTCATAGGTATTTGTTTTTAGAAATAATTTTTGAATGACAAAGATAGCGAAAGGTGAGTGCAGAGGCAAACGGAAATTTTATTTCCGAATGGACTATGCCGAACCGCATCTCATCTTCGTATTTACAAATGTACAAAAAGGCATTGTTAATGCTTCTTTTTTATTTTCGCTATAATAATATTATAATTTATCTTTGCCATACTATCACTTTTTATAAGTTAAAAATAAAAAATGGCTTATACCCCGACAAAGTTGGTTGGGATATTGTTTTGGCTCTCGATGTGTGATTTTAGATGAACTGCTTTTAATAACTGTGCTATATTATGAAACCTTTGTATCAAGAACTTCCTTTTGCCGTCGATAATTATATCAATTTCTATCGGGAAGATTTGCCCCATTTTATCGTGCCGTGGCATTATCACCCCGAAATAGAAATCATGTGTATTGAAAAAGGGTGGGGCACTCGTTTTGTAGGTGATCATATCGGAGGATATGAAGAGGGCGATGTTTGTATGATGGGTCCTCAGTTGCCGCATGAGTGGAGAAACGATAAAGAATTTTTCGACTCGGATTCTGGTTTAAGGGCGACTTGTCATTGTGTTTATTTTCGTAAAGAGTTGTTTGAGGGTATATTGATACGATTGCCTGAGATGGCAAATATTCGTGAGTTAATAGAACGTTCGAGGCGGGGAATAAAATTTACCGGTGAATCGCGTGAACGGATCGCTCGATATATTCGACGCACGTTTAATCAAAATGGAATCGAGCGAGTAACTAATTTGCTCACACTTTTGGAAATGATGGCAGAAGCCGACGAATATGAAATTTTAGCGAGCGTAGGTTTTACCCAGTCGGTCAATTCTTCGGATTTTGAGCGATTCAATAAAGTTTATCGTTTTTTGGTGAAAAATTTTAATAAGCCGATTAAACTTGAAGAGGTGGCTGCTGTTGCCGGACTAACTCCTACTGCTTTTTGTCGATATTTTAAGGAACGTACGAAAAAGACTTTTGTACAGTATTTGAATGATATGCGTATAGGGCATGCCAAGAAATTTTTGATAGAAGGCAAAATGAAAATTTCGACTTTGAGTATGGAGGTCGGATTTAATAATTTGTCGAATTTTATAGAGCAGTTTAAGAAGTCAACCAACATGCTTCCTTCTGAATACCAAGAAAAATATGGGGTGAAAAAGAAGAAGGCGATTTGACCTTTTTAATAGCTTTTTATATAGATTATTTATGAGGACTGGGAAGTCTTTCTTGTAATTGATATTGACTTTTTGATACGTTGAGTACTACTCGATTATAAAAAGTGTTTTTTAATTTGTTTTTTATGTATCGCTTAAAAACCTCCAAAAAAGCTTCCTAATAGATATAGAATATTATCATTTTTATGCTCCTCTAATCGGTATTTGGTAAAATACCAAAATTATCGGCAAATATAGTGAATAGAGCAGGCCAATTGTCACTCTATCTTTGCCATATCGATAATAACATGAAAAATAATGGAGAATATGGAAATTGTATTTCCCCGATTATTCTTTGCGGGGAACCGATTATTGGGAGAGAGAGTCGAGAATGTGAGCCGTACTCTGGGAGATTTGCGTGGTATTTTTGCCGATGTCGATGCTTTTTCTCGTATGCCGCAGAATATACTGGCTTATGAGGTGAGTAGTTTTTTGCCGGAACAGGAGGGTACTCCCGGCGGATTATATTTCGGGATTACTTATTTGCATCCGGGAAAAGTGGGAAACGAGTACTTCATGACTAAGGGACATTTCCATGCGAATATCGATCGGGCGGAATTTTATTGGGGGCTTGAAGGAGAGGGCATGTTGATTTTGATGGACCAGTTGCGTCGAGTGTGGGCCGAACGGGTTTTTCCCGGGAGCCTACATTATATACCGGGTGGTGTGGCTCACCGTATGGCAAATACGGGAAATACTTTATTTTCTTTTGCAGCTTGTTGGCCGTCTGATGCAGGGCATAATTATCGGGAAATTGCCGATCATGGCTT harbors:
- a CDS encoding LamG-like jellyroll fold domain-containing protein — encoded protein: MKKHYMLFTLLFTLLPFLNSYAEENKAITIPQLSFSSPTSGYRLEIPETILGDRNGGETDRSGKSFTISAWINMDQYTNNSGSKGNVIMGHGPRVHMNYNGSLVLATTETGVLKIISGASNKVTSVLETSVDLDTWTYLTLVYDNSDFSVSVYKDGTLVATKNNTQQLELFGDDPCIFFVGGAGFSGFCDEFQFFDRALNSNDVKQAYSNPQNISGLTVWYDFNTIEEGSSFTNKVTESDQVNTKATFYNLTGGQTNSDGGYISITNYTEAVPSLTKGRPTPSNYTVTLPTEITNGTLSVMNGESPLSAGENTVTSGTTLTITATPADNYRLESLNINGQPIENGGTYTVTEDATITVSFVEIVMHKVTITVDEGVDYQITAGEEVIENLESIASGTELTITFNSLPENKKIESVLINEQPAEAEENGSYIFTVTENTTIIVNLTDITYYTVTLPTLVENGQLSVMNGSEPLTTGENTGIKEGTVLTITATADPGYEILSLQVNGSDFTNGDNYTVNENTTVTVSFQIEGPKAVLVPAISGNNKYQFRFDDKVLGEHINGENNSWNNGNITGSDHRARNFTMSAWVKTVSTNGQVMGHGQAPYYGAVGTFGVVLENGVLKLKARAWEDKGNCPGIADVTTEATLTADEWAFITVTVDDSNKEIKLYKNGKLLGTGDLGTIVEGGEREGHGIGLLQDECVFFVGNGGFSCYVDEVQVWSKTLTEKEVKESIRGGYDQENMPEELVAYYKIENDSEAELENKGTFGSCPAGVVEGTTEVHTGAPHWGAEVYTCDFIQVQIVAGHTFPTNNLTITQPTEGGTFKVVNAKNEEVTSGEVDQFSALTVIAEPEEGYVLSQVLVNGEVNSGTTFVIEDDTEVTVVFSNKVIVTNTTATGGNVEMFVNDAEEATAFGSEIIRGSKLTFKVTVNEGYELTSFLVNEEEKIDELAENIYTVNAISDNMTICAVFSKIPTWRVTCNITGNGSVTISDDESNVYASGSEILNNTFVKLTFIPEENYKIETFTSSNGESLLDQISNNIYEIGAIDSNHTYNITFGTIVGIDKESIKSISLYYQTGILYVSGIDENATIAIYDLTGKLVKVTEEAPVNIADLAKGCYIVKITMGNTDKAMKFIKK
- a CDS encoding 30S ribosomal protein S16, whose protein sequence is MATKIRLQRFGHKDYAFYQIVIADSRAPRDGKFIERIGSYNPNTNPATINLNFERALYWLTTGAQPTDTVRNILSKEGVLMKKHLLGGVKKGAFTEEVAEQRFEAWLKNKKSAIDAEKAKVSAAKDAAAKKRLEEETEKNKAKAEVVAAKKAAEAAAKAEAEAAAKAEEEANAVAEAPASENAE
- a CDS encoding arsenate reductase family protein, encoding MKILFFQYPSCSTCKKAAKWLKDHDIDIESKHIVETPPTVGELTEWITHSNLPLQKFFNTSGQKYRELNLKNRISTIPEKELIELLASDGKLIKRPLLVTDSQVLVGFNAELWQDVLLSETK
- a CDS encoding AraC family transcriptional regulator, whose translation is MKPLYQELPFAVDNYINFYREDLPHFIVPWHYHPEIEIMCIEKGWGTRFVGDHIGGYEEGDVCMMGPQLPHEWRNDKEFFDSDSGLRATCHCVYFRKELFEGILIRLPEMANIRELIERSRRGIKFTGESRERIARYIRRTFNQNGIERVTNLLTLLEMMAEADEYEILASVGFTQSVNSSDFERFNKVYRFLVKNFNKPIKLEEVAAVAGLTPTAFCRYFKERTKKTFVQYLNDMRIGHAKKFLIEGKMKISTLSMEVGFNNLSNFIEQFKKSTNMLPSEYQEKYGVKKKKAI
- a CDS encoding glucose-6-phosphate isomerase family protein; its protein translation is MENMEIVFPRLFFAGNRLLGERVENVSRTLGDLRGIFADVDAFSRMPQNILAYEVSSFLPEQEGTPGGLYFGITYLHPGKVGNEYFMTKGHFHANIDRAEFYWGLEGEGMLILMDQLRRVWAERVFPGSLHYIPGGVAHRMANTGNTLFSFAACWPSDAGHNYREIADHGFAARLLEVDGKPQLIGV